The Capsicum annuum cultivar UCD-10X-F1 unplaced genomic scaffold, UCD10Xv1.1 ctg5365, whole genome shotgun sequence genome includes a region encoding these proteins:
- the LOC107847179 gene encoding calcium sensing receptor, chloroplastic-like — MEKDKDKAGIPHLPSRAKNKMIQILLEDLPSKVRNLVRNPKKVETEIVALKISFIKKVNKGSNIVITDLLRAGLAVIPSY, encoded by the exons ATGGAGAAGGACAAGGATAAGGCAGGAATTCCTCATCTTCCATCTAGGGCTAAAAACAAGATGATTCAAATCCT TTTGGAAGATTTGCCGAGTAAAGTAAGGAATCTTGTGAGAAATCCAAAGAAAGTGGAAACTGAAATAGTGGCTTTGAAGATATCATTCATCAAGAAGGTCAACAAGGGGTCTAACATTGTGATAACGGACTt GTTGCGAGCAGGGTTGGCTGTAATACCTTCTTATTAG